In one Acomys russatus chromosome 15, mAcoRus1.1, whole genome shotgun sequence genomic region, the following are encoded:
- the LOC127199491 gene encoding protein S100-A2 isoform X2 translates to MSSPLEHALAVMVSTFHTYSGQEGDKFKLSKSELKELLQKELPSFVGEKVDEDGLKKLMSDLDENSDQQVDFQEYTVFLALITIMCNDFFQEAPNRP, encoded by the exons ATGTCTAGTCCCCTGGAACACGCTCTTGCCGTGATGGTCTCCACCTTCCATACCTATTCCGGCCAAGAGGGCGACAAGTTCAAGCTCAGCAAGTCGGAGCTGAAGGAACTTTTGCAGAAGGAGCTGCCGAGCTTTGTTGGG GAGAAGGTCGATGAAGACGGTCTGAAGAAGCTGATGAGCGACCTCGATGAGAACAGTGACCAGCAGGTGGACTTCCAGGAGTACACTGTGTTCCTGGCGCTCATCACGATCATGTGCAACGACTTCTTCCAGGAGGCCCCAAACCGGCCCTGA
- the LOC127199491 gene encoding protein S100-A2 isoform X1: protein MAERPKMSSPLEHALAVMVSTFHTYSGQEGDKFKLSKSELKELLQKELPSFVGEKVDEDGLKKLMSDLDENSDQQVDFQEYTVFLALITIMCNDFFQEAPNRP from the exons ACCCAAGATGTCTAGTCCCCTGGAACACGCTCTTGCCGTGATGGTCTCCACCTTCCATACCTATTCCGGCCAAGAGGGCGACAAGTTCAAGCTCAGCAAGTCGGAGCTGAAGGAACTTTTGCAGAAGGAGCTGCCGAGCTTTGTTGGG GAGAAGGTCGATGAAGACGGTCTGAAGAAGCTGATGAGCGACCTCGATGAGAACAGTGACCAGCAGGTGGACTTCCAGGAGTACACTGTGTTCCTGGCGCTCATCACGATCATGTGCAACGACTTCTTCCAGGAGGCCCCAAACCGGCCCTGA